The DNA sequence TCAGTCTCTTTCTGTCCTTGGTTTTGACCTTGAAACTTTTAAAGAATACTGTTCACATACTGTGTCTGATGGTCAAGACTGCAGAACCTTTCTTACCACATCCTGTCAAGGATACACATCACTGGGGATATGAACCCTGACCACCAGGTTAAGGTAGTGTCTGCCAGGTTTCTCTGCTACAAAGTTACTATTTTCCCCTTTCCATACTCCAGAGGACAGCCACTAACTAAGTCTAGTTCAactttcaaaaaggaaagaattaagcCCCACCTCCTAGAAGGGGGAGTGTATCTGCatatattatttggaattcttctgtaaggAACACGGTCTTTTCTCTACataggtgactttttaaaaatactgatctaAAAAAGACTTTTCTGTAATCTAGATGAATTATTTTGTAAGGgagaaaaacccccaaaacacaggattaaaaagaaaaaaacaagagcgAAGTATGTACAATCATTATGAAGACAAGCAAGACATGGAATATTagggatcttttttatttttatacacatgACAAGATTTTACACCAAGAATAGTCAGTTAAATAGTACAAATTTACATTCatgaggaatgttaaaaaaaattcaactaaaaAACCCCACTTCTGTCTGTGACCCACAAACCCAACATTTTACAGTGCAGGGgtgaaggggctggggggagcaTCCAAAACAAGTCTCTCCCAAAAGAAATGACTTAAATTTCACATTCCCTCTCCACACAGGATCCAAATGGTGAGagtataatttataattcatCTTTTTCAGCTGTAGATTtctgtgaaaagagaaaaatcagaagacaTGAAAAACGAGCAGAAAAAATGTTAGTTCACAGAAGGTTCACGTGTAGAAAAAAACAACTCTAATGGGCCCCACAAAGTTCCATTATTTCAGAGGTAGGCTAGAACCTCACctataaatctgaaaaataatctaGAACTCAACAGTAGGATCTATGGCCTCTGGACACAaataatcaagaatttaaaatggGCCTATTGCTGCGATATAGTAAGGAAGAAGCAGGTGGCAAAGACTATAGAAGCCTTATGggcttaaaaaaatctgtttaacaaGAATGGACGgctaaaacaaagaaaccaaaggaaTGGGACGATGAAAGCATATACTtcatttagaggggaaaaaaaaggactggCTCCAGCTTTTGAATTTGGTATTAGAAGCCTGTTTTTTTGGCGGATTTCCTGATATCTGACTTCTGGAAGCTACATAGGCCTAATACCAGAACTAAAAAGAAGTTTGCCTAATTTTCCAAGAACTAAAATGCGAGCCCCATTCTTGACTTGCTATACCTttactgtttcttcttcttcgtcTGTtcctgcatccatttcttcttcctcatcttgCTCTGTGTCTTCTGTGGTGTCCTCTGTTGTTTCTTCAGGTTCTTCTTCCGGTTCTTCTTCCACCTAAGGACAACATGTATGAGCTCATTCATGGATCCAGTATTTTGGGTCTATTTtcactttattcatttaaatgtgtAATATTATAATTAACTTCACTCCTGTTCTATCCACAACTGTAGAGTGAATATGCTAATTAGCTAAGTCACACTAATAAAGGgagacagatttaaaaaaaaaaagtctatgaaaGGGGAATTTCTTATTAATTCTAGCAGTGTGTGACACTGGAGGATTCGAACATTCCATAAATTATTTCAAACCTTTGCATCAGGGTCAATGTTTAAACTCAGGCGAAGCATTCTTTCTATTCGATCTCCATAGGCTTTAGTGTCTGGTAATAGATATCCCGACCGCAGTGTTGCCGTTTCAAACAAAACTACAGCAAGATCTGAAACAGTTTTGTCATCTTCATCTTCCTAAGATGGAAGAAGGGACATCACATTAATATTAAAAGGTACAAAGTAGTCCAATTAAAAGATAAAGGAGTAAGGCTGCAGTATCCCTCACCTTAACCCGTCGAAGCATGTCTTTGATCAGGGGATGTCTGGGattaatttcaaatgttttcttctggcTGGCATAGTAACTGGTAAGGGATAAAAATGACCATTATGAAATATCAAATTTCAcatgaggaatttaagaagcagggtgggggactgtggggggtagggaaggaaaaaatgaaacaagatgggattgggagggagacaaaccataaaagactcttaatctcacagaacaaactgagggttgctgggggctgaggggtagggagagggggtggggttatggacactggggagggtgagtgctgtgaaatgtgtaagactgatggttcacagacctgtaccctgaagcaaataatacattatatgttaagaaaaataatttttaaaaaagaaacatcaaattTCAGAATCCATACATTTTCCATGttctatacatttttataattacagAGAACtcctgggaaaaaaatcaacactaTTTATATCACTACACCAtgctttgcctttttaaataGGGATGGGCAGGGTGTGACAGAAGAGTGCCGTAAAGAGAATTATTCACTAATGCATCTCAAGTGCCTACAGCTttgctgaatggatgaatggatttaGTGTAGTCTCATCGACTCTTAATTTATTCTCACTTAACTGCAGCTCGGTGTTCCACAGAGTTCGGAAACAACCAGGCAGCTTCTGCCTGCTGGTCTGTTACTACCTTCTCCATGATGCCTTCACCAATATGGTTCCAGGATAAACTCTTCTATTGGAGCTCAGCTCTCAATGCATTCTAGTCTACCTTCCATCATGTTTGTCAGTTGTGACTGTCCTCCCTCCTACAgctgaggagagggaggagctaCATCTATCCCTATCTTGGTATACCTGGTACAGATGCAGAGTTTAGAAGATTATGACTTGATCCATTATCCTACTGTCAGAAAGACAGCAGTGACGTCTACTTAGACCACCAAGGTAAAGATACAGTAGGTAAGTGTTTGTTGGATGGAAGGTAACTTCCCATTAATAAATGACTGAATTAGATAGACATTTATATAATAGCTACTATACTGCTGCAATGGGATTAAGTAGAAACCTGTTTCccaaatgaatttaatttttttaattattatttcttttacagattttaatttgacagggatcacaagtaggcagagaggcaggcagagggtggtgggggggaggggagaaggctccctgctgagcagagagcccaatgtagggctccatcctaggaccctgagatgacctgagccaaaggcagaggcttaacctactgagccatccaggcgccccctgaatttTATAATCTATAAAATCTTGAGGGGGGCAAGATATGTAAGCAAGATGCCATTTTAGCATTTTACAGTGGAAACCTTATACTTGTGGAGTCTCACTAAATATGGAATGCaccttatataaaaaaatacagataaagttTTGGAATCGTGACAATGGAGACTACACTTGTGAGAAGAATCCTAAGCTATGCCTTGGGGAAATGTAGGATGATCAgagagcaaattaaaaaaaaacattccaggtgggagaagggaaaatgaaagcaGGGAAGAAGTCATTTTCAAGACTATTGCTgtgactttaaaatataaatttggcatatatatttcttgaaaataaaggATACTGAAGACCCAGTGTAACTCTAGTACTTAGCCCTTTAGTTCATAAACTTGTTCTCAGGGGCCCTTTACCCTTTATTTTGTGGGgcattttggagggaaggggagatggcagttaaaaaaaaaggactgaattCATTAATCTAATGTCATTGTCATTAACCTCCTCTGTAACTATTAGTATCTAAAAATGTCCCAGAAGCCCAGATACCAGGCCAAGTATATaatcaagagcaaaaataaaaaaactatgtATGTCACAGATTaagaaaatttccttttgtgtataaaaataccataaattaaatCATGAGCCCAACACCTCTCCTCTATCAGTCTAATGTCAGAGCAGAGGAATCCGAAAACTTGTAAACTTGTGTCATCTAATACAAAGCAGGAGTGGTGGACGCTTACTGCCGTCAGCTCTTTGTACAGAAGCTGACATCATCTGCTAAAGGCAGGCAGGACAAGAACTAACCCCTTGCCAGGGACCTTCCCAAGGAGGCTTACTTGGTAGAGATGTCTTTGCCCGTCTGGTATGCCTGAGCTTTCATGATTCTCTCCATGTTGCCAGACCACCCGTACTGGCTGGCGACGAGAGCACATGGAGACTCTGTCAGACGCTGAGATACCACAGCCTTTTCAATCTTAGGATAAGAAACCAAAAGTGAGATACATGTAAGTACAAACAGTTAAGGTCATTCAGTACCTAAGGATTCAGCACGTAAGATCACAAACTGATGCAAGTCCTAAAAATATCTCTTATTCAGATTTTCAAAAGATTCTTATCTTTAATAATctgtaattttcaaaaaataaacctttgaagtacatgaaacaaatttaaacagcaaaaatttaagtcatttgaaaaaaacagtattaaactacagaaaaatttcagtaacaaagaaaactgaatagtacccacatacagaaaaaccactgttttccttttaattctttgtAGTTTATAACACTTTTCATAtctaattaaataattaacacatttttaagaagattttatttgacagcggGAGAGCAAAGGGAATagcagaggagagaagcagactctctactgagcagggagcccaatgtggggcttgatcccaggcgcctagaaacatgacctgagcccaaggcagacacttaactgactgaaccacccaaatgcccccatttttttttttttctttctttcttttaaagtaggagtgcctgggtgtctcagttaagagtctgacttttgattttggctcaggtcatgatctcagggttctaagacTGAGTTTTCCCtgctcttctacttttttttaaaataaagattttatttatttatttgacagacagagagagatctcacatgtgggcagaacagcaggcagagaaagggaagcaagcccctgctgagcagagagcccgatgcagggctcattcccaggatcctgagatcatgacctgagccgatggcagaggcttaacccactgagctactcaggtgccctccTCTACCTGCCTGTATACTCTcttaaaacaaatgaaccaaaacaacaacaacaacaacaaaaaaacccccaaaaaacccccaccccaaacccccaaaaaacaaaaaaccggctccacacccaacaaggggcccaaactcatgacctggagatggAGAGTCACATACTATACCAACGGAGTCAGCCAGCTCCCTGTAGTTCATACATTTTAAgctcggagcacctgggtggctcagttgttaagcatctgtctgccttcagctcaggtcatgatctcccggtcctgggatggagcattacgttgggctccctgcttggtggggagcctgcttctccctctctcactccccatgcttatgttccctctcttgctgtctctccctctgtccactaaatgaataaataaaatctttttaaaaaaattttttaaagctcagcCTCACCAAAATTTAACAGTATTAAACACTGTTCTGTACAACTTTTAATGGTTACAAGGTAACCAGATGTAAAGTTTAATTTGTTgacaaaacaactttttaaaaaagaaaatgcagacgCTAAAATTTCACAAGTTCTAATTTCCTGAAGAATACCTTGTCCTTGAGAGCTTTATCTTTCATCCAATTGAGCAGAGGCTCAAATTCTTTCTCAACTGCTTCACGACTCTCCTTCGTTTTCTCACTTTCATCAAATTTCACGCCTTCTTTGGCAACATTCTGGAACCTTTTGCCATCAAACTCAGGAAGAGCCTGAATGCAGTATTCATCCACAGGTTCTGTGAGGTAAATCACTTCATAGCCCTTTTTCAGAAGTCGCTCCACAAAAGGAGAAGATTCAGCCTATAAAATGAAGAGAAGTGATGAAGTTTCCAAGATTTAGCCTTGGCATACGTGTTCACCTTAGTATCTACATTTATATACACGAACAATCCCATTTTACAAGTGGAGAAATAAGAAGTGCAGAGAATATAATGACTTTTCTGTCAGTGACTGACCAGGCCTCATGATGACTCTAGTTcaccatgacatttttttttttcctttctcaagagTCGGCTGCGTATCAGGATGCCTGACAGGAGCTCATCTCACCTCTTTTCTGCTAGACCCAGCCATGAAGtagattttgtcttgtttctccttcattctttccaCATACTGGTCTAGACTGGTAATGTCACTTGGATGATGAGAAGACTGGAATCTAAGAAGTTTAGCAAGACGTGTTCGATTTGAGTGGTCTTCAATCACACCAAGCTTGATGTTGGTACCAAATTCTTTCCAAAAAGTATCATTGTACTTCTCATCAGCAATCTTCTTGATCATGTCCAAAGTTTTACGGACAAGCTTCTTTCTAATCACCTacatgaaattaaagaataacTTATTAAAGAACGTCACCTCAAACTTTGAGACCCTACCATATTTAAGCAGAGGAATATTGGTGAAAGATATAAAGACCAGGCACCGTCACTGCCACTTATCAAGCGGCAGGGAATGGTGAGCAAGCCTGTGTCACACTGAGCAGAAACGAAGTTGTCAGTGGAAACAGTCACAAGATCACTTTGACATTTATGTTCTATCTTTAGACCAGATAGTGGGCTTACATAGGTGTTTACTACgtaattctttcaacttttctatcGGTTTGAAACTCTCATTAACTAGTAGCGAGAAAACAATCAGATTCTTAGGATTTAATAATTCCAGAGTAAAATTAAGTTCTTCCGCTAGAGAGCCAGGGACTAGTCTCCATATCTGGTGACTCCACTAACAGAGCCTGTCCTCTGAAGCCCAAAGAGAAATGCAGCTAGTCTCTTCCCAGAGACACTCACCTTAAGCAGTTTATGCTGCTGAAGAGTTTCCCGGGAAACATTCAAGGGTAGGTCATCTGAGTCCACCTTTAGAcggcaaaagaaaaattcagtgagCAATACAAACTgggaaaaaaccaaaccaacaaaccaaatACTTCCACCCCTCGTTTTTAAGGACCCCCACCTCATTATCTTTAGATACTTACAACACCCTTGACGAAATTAAGGTACTTGGGCATCATATCATGGAAGTCATCTGTGATGAATACTCGGCGCACATAGAGctaagcagggggaaaaaaagttactttCTGGAAATTAAACTTTCAAATTCTAAAttcagtttttacatttaaaaaactcaCCTTAATGTAATCACTCTTTTTAGATCCATATTCGTCAAACAGACCACGTGGAGCAGATGTAGGTACGAATAAAATGGATTTGAAGGTAACTTCCCCTTCAGCAGTAAAGTGGATATAAGCCATGGGGTCATCACTTTCCTATGGAAAGATGGCATTTAGTCAGGCATTTAGTCATTCCAAAGGCACCAGAAAAAGGCAGTGCAAAGGCTAAGTGATTCATCATGTGGTACAACCTCAGCTAAGCCTTTATCTAGCAAAAAAAGTTCTCTCACCAACAAAAGGAggggatggaggaaagaagaacAGTTAAGACTGCTATTCTAACTGGCTAGACATGGTGGTTTTGCTGATGATCACTGATCATCATCAATAAACAGCATCACTGGATCTCCTAAACTCAAGGAAGAATGGATGAGTCTAGGTTCCACATTTGTCAAAGAACAGGGGAGAAAAATCATCTAGTCTTATCGACAGTATACAATGCTGCATGAGTGTACTGTTCAACCATGAAAAGTTCTCAGGAACAGTTTTCTTCCGTTGGGATATGGACTATAGCAGTGGCTACAATGaggtatgtaaataaataaaaaaaataaatcccctaGATTTGCATTATCCATTACCGTACCCATTTGTGGGCACTAAGCACTTGAAATGCGGCTAATCCAAATTGGGATACGTATGGGTTAAATGTAAATACAGATAATCAGACTTTGAAGATAcggtacaaaaaacaaaaaccaaaacccaaaaaacaccaAACGTGTCATTAATTGAATAAtgattacatgttaaaataaaaatattttgggtatgttggattaaataaaatataaaatttatataaaatataaaacattaaaattaaccACACCCATTTCaacttttaaagattgtatttatttgagagagagtgcgtgtgcgTGCAAGCGAGCACGAGTGGGGGttaaagagaggagggaagcggactccccgccgagtagggagcccaacatgggctaggtctagagatcatgacctgagctgaaggcagacacttaactgaggcacccaggcgccctgtttcaacttttaaaaatgtgcctaTGTAGCTCACATTACGTTTCTAATACAGCTATCCCAGAAGAAAGtatgttatatttgtatacactTAAGACTCTTCATGCGAATAAAAGTGGAGGCAGAACCAAGAGGacagttttaagaaataaaacttaaggaATGGCTGGATGTTAACgtaaggaaaacaaagaaggttaagaaacaaatcaaaagaaTAAGATTAAAGAACAAACACAACCACAGCAAGTCAAGTTTTATCTAGCCATGCTAAATGTTTTGTACAAAATGCTGTGTGAGGAAATATTAACTTGAAACAATCTTAATCAATGCTAGTTTTGGATTCTACAGTTAAAAAGGATCAGTAAAAGAAAATAGGTAAGGAAGCAAAGATCTAGTAATTATTCCTAAGCATACAATCTCACAATAAATGTTTGAGGTTTTATGtaggctttttatttctttattttttttccttttttaaaagattttatttatttatttgacagacagagatcacaagtaggcagagaggcaggcagagagagaggaggaagcaggctccctgcggagcagagagccgcaGAATCAGAGGTACAGGGAACtgctggttgccagagaggagggtaGGGGATGGACAAAACAGGTGAAAGGGAGTAGaagatacaagcttccagttatgtaatcagtaagtcatgggaataaacagtacagcatagggaatagtcaatgatactgtaacagtgctgcatggtgacagatggtagcacATTTGTGGGGAGCACAGCCGAGTACACAGATACTGAATCACtggtgtacacctgaaactaatggaacatTGTATGTGGgctatcaaaaaaattaaaaaaataaaaggtattcatcCTTGAGTGGAAGAAAGCCAATAATGTTAAAAGCCATTCAATATAAGATACATTTTATGGAACTCATCCACCTACCTATGTAGGTAGTTAAATCTTTTTGGTAACACAGACCCCTTGGCCATCTGGTGAAGCCTATGCCTCCTCAGAGTAAATTCTTAAAATGCATACGTAATATAAAACACACAAGATTAAAAAGGAAACCAACTGTGTTAAAACAGTTATAAAACAATCAAAAAACGCTTTTGATTTAGTAATGTTCATCacattattctaaaataatagtTACCTTTGAAAATGATTTGTAGAAAGCTTTGTATTCATCATCTTCTACTTCTTTTGATGGTCTCTGCCATATTGGTTTGATGTCGTTCATAAGTTCCCAATCCCAGACGGTTTTTTCTACCTGAAGTCAGAGTACATGGTCAGTCAGCCCCAGTGATACCGGCAGGAGCCATAACCTTAGGACAGTTCAGATGAATGTGGGAAGCACCGACAGGCACTGCTAAACTTTGCTAAACTACTGTGGTTCCTGCCAATgtgataaaaaaatttaaaaataattctctcaACATTTAAGACTGATCTATAATGCAAAGAAGGCAACCCGTTACCATTATAACTGACAGAAAGCCAACTAAAGGTTTTTCCATTATTTAAGTAGCTACAATGTTACTTcttgaaaatatctgttttgagATTAGAAGGATATATACACATTAATTATTCCTACTTCAGGACTTAACAGCGATCTAACATCTTACAATAAATATTCCTCAAACCTACCACTACTTCCACCTGCTCTGCCACCTGAAGATGTCAGAGAGCTAATATTATGGTTAATATCTGTACGacaaaagatgtagaaaaatttttaagatcttaaaaCTTGGAATACGATAAGCTAGTCCTGGGCAATATATAGAACTCAGAAAACTGCCTAAAAACGATCTGTGTTTGCTACTTAAAACCTCCCACAGGCAGAAAACATACACACTAGCAAATAAActtagttcttatttttaagttgggCCTATAGACTTAACATCTGgagaaaaaaagtccttaaagaattaaaacaactCCGATCAGTCTGTGCATACTTGAGGTTCTGTGTTTTCTCAAACACGTCCCGAACAACACTTTTGTGTAGAGATGAACCAGACttacttttttggtttttggttttttttcctcttcttcttcttccactgCAGCTTCATCATcagaatcttctttttcttcttttgctgcttcttcttcctccatGGGCTCCTCTACAGTTTCAGTCTGTAGAAGTAGAATTAGTTAAATTCTTTCATTTCGTAACGCTGTCTAGCGAGTATGAAATGCAATTACAGCTCAAAAAAATAGGTCTTCAATATGAAAATCCTGAGTATCCTGCACTGGAAGAAACACACTGagcccttgtttttttttaagtgttattcaAATATATGCCCACATAATACACATAAATTTTGTCAGTGTAGATTTACCTTGCTGCTCCACACATAAATCGGGAAGTTTATAAACTGTGAGTATTTCTTGACGAGATTTTTAATTGTGTCCAATTCAAGGTAATCAGATGCTTCTTCTTTCAAAACTAGTCTGAAAGGAAAATAGGACATTTATAGAAAGACATCCTTGGTTTAAAAGATTTGATAATAAATTCATTCAAAATACCTTCCTGACAAAGCTAATGGCCAGCAGTTTGGTATAATCCGGGATGGCCCGTTTTTCATGTTAAAAACTCTTATAACCAATGACAGTTTGTGAGCTAAACATACCAAACAGGAGTACAGTAGTGGGAAGAATCTTCCTTGTGTCCCTCAAGTGAAAAATATCCTTAGTTCCAAGTAAACAGTGCAAATGTTCCAATCTTCTGAATatgctgggttttttgtttaggttttgtgtgtgtgtttagttttttcatttaaagaacCGAAATGTTAAATTAGCTCAAGGTAAGAAggtactggggtgcctgagtggctcagtgggttaaagcctctgccttcagctcaggtcatgatcccgggattctgggatcgagccctgcatccggctctctgctcagcagggtgcctgtttcttcctctctctgcctgcttgtgatctctaataaataaattaaaaaaaaaaaaaaaggtaagaaagcaCTGAAACATTCTGGAGAAAAATGGAATGACATGCACTCTGATAATTACTTTAGAAATCTAACAATTATCATAGATAATCAggcacacctggctggctcagttggaagactgagattcttgatctcagggttgtgagtttgagtcccatgttgggtgtgcagattacttaaaaataaaaccttaaaaaaaaaaattctctcctatAGAGAGTGAACACTTAAAAACATGTTCCTTAAAAAAGCTAGGAAATTAATCTTATTATTTATATCTCCACTGTCCAAAACAGTacttagatttcatttttaataaaatttaaagttagtTCTTTAATTGCACTGCCATATTCTAGGTATTCAGTAGACAAATGTGGCTAGTAGCTGCCATACCAGACGGTGCAGAGGTAGAATACTTCTAAGAGCTCTACTGGACAGCACTGGCTTAGATAATTCTAATACTGAAAATTGCAGCATTGTTTGTTCTTCCTTACTGTCCCTTCTGAAAATCCCTCCTCCACTCACCACTAATAACACATCTTTAACATACCCTCAAACACAGTGTGGAGCACACGTTTTGGTGTTTGtgctcccaataaataaatatggccCATGTTGTATCATGGGTCCCTTCTGGATTCAAAAAGCTTACAGTTTAGTGCCATTAACAAGAGGCAGATCGTTCATGATGACGCAGCCTAATGAAGTGGCTGAGCCTCTGGTTTCAGAACCTGTTTCATAGTGGTGTGGGGCTGGAGGAAAGTTCAGTTGTGGATCCAAGTTCAAGATGATGGTTACATCTTAGAGGTATTGAAAAGGCCACTGGATATATGAATGAAGAACCCAGTAGGGAGATCTAGATCTAGGTCTCTAATCTAAGATTGGCAAACTATGGCTGGCACCCGTAAGAAATTTCACCAGGACACAACCTCATCATGTATTGTCTATGGTCACTTTCGAGCAAGAACATCAGAGTTGTGACATATGACAGATCTGTCcaaatgcttaaaatatttactagctgACCCTTGGGAAAAAGTCAGCTGACTCCTGATCCAGACTAAGAATAGAGATTTGAGAACCCTGAGCAAGAACTGGAAGCCAAATCCATCACGGTAAGAAGACTGCACAAGGAACACAAAAATAATGAGGAAGGACTGACAGTTACCTTTGAAAGAGAGATATTGTCAACAGTTAAAcaacaggcaaaggaaacaaaaagatattCAGAGTCATGGAAACTAGGTACTAAGCGGATAGTGTTATATAGACAGCAAATTATGtaggaaacagaagaggaaaactcaggaaaaaagaaaatttcaatttaaattttactaaaat is a window from the Neovison vison isolate M4711 unplaced genomic scaffold, ASM_NN_V1 Scaffold_042, whole genome shotgun sequence genome containing:
- the LOC122897962 gene encoding endoplasmin: MRALWVLGLSCVLLTFGSVRADDEVDVDGTVEEDLGKSREGSRTDDEVVQREEEAIQLDGLNASQIRELREKSEKFAFQAEVNRMMKLIINSLYKNKEIFLRELISNASDALDKIRLISLTDENALAGNEELTVKIKCDKEKNLLHVTDTGVGMTREELVKNLGTIAKSGTSEFLNKMTEAQEDGQSTSELIGQFGVGFYSAFLVADKVIVTSKHNNDTQHIWESDSNEFSVIADPRGNTLGRGTTITLVLKEEASDYLELDTIKNLVKKYSQFINFPIYVWSSKTETVEEPMEEEEAAKEEKEDSDDEAAVEEEEEEKKPKTKKVEKTVWDWELMNDIKPIWQRPSKEVEDDEYKAFYKSFSKESDDPMAYIHFTAEGEVTFKSILFVPTSAPRGLFDEYGSKKSDYIKLYVRRVFITDDFHDMMPKYLNFVKGVVDSDDLPLNVSRETLQQHKLLKVIRKKLVRKTLDMIKKIADEKYNDTFWKEFGTNIKLGVIEDHSNRTRLAKLLRFQSSHHPSDITSLDQYVERMKEKQDKIYFMAGSSRKEAESSPFVERLLKKGYEVIYLTEPVDEYCIQALPEFDGKRFQNVAKEGVKFDESEKTKESREAVEKEFEPLLNWMKDKALKDKIEKAVVSQRLTESPCALVASQYGWSGNMERIMKAQAYQTGKDISTNYYASQKKTFEINPRHPLIKDMLRRVKEDEDDKTVSDLAVVLFETATLRSGYLLPDTKAYGDRIERMLRLSLNIDPDAKVEEEPEEEPEETTEDTTEDTEQDEEEEMDAGTDEEEETVKKSTAEKDEL